A stretch of Brassica napus cultivar Da-Ae chromosome C6, Da-Ae, whole genome shotgun sequence DNA encodes these proteins:
- the LOC125588815 gene encoding probable E3 ubiquitin-protein ligase RHA4A, translating to METVDQIFLLFSIGMIIIILVFSCGGDSTSPTGLPAETIDQTPQPQPDIETGQRKVLMFKDIEQEEEGGGKQICSICLEEYEDDHEIMRLNKCEHIFHRFCIDSWLARHWSCPNCRRSVDLNS from the coding sequence ATGGAAACTGTTGATCAAATTTTCTTACTGTTCAGCATCGGCATGATCATAATTATACTCGTTTTTTCATGTGGCGGCGATAGTACTAGTCCCACAGGATTACCTGCCGAGACAATCGACCAAACTCCGCAGCCTCAACCAGACATTGAAACTGGACAAAGGAAAGTCCTAATGTTCAAAGATAtcgaacaagaagaagaaggaggcgGTAAACAGATTTGTTCAATTTGTTTGGAAGAGTACGAGGATGATCATGAGATTATGCGTTTAAACAAGTGTGAACATATTTTTCATCGTTTTTGCATTGACTCTTGGCTTGCACGTCACTGGAGCTGTCCAAATTGTCGTCGTTCTGTTGATCTGAAttcttga
- the LOC106410159 gene encoding uncharacterized protein LOC106410159 — protein MVLIYVKSGEWMCSRGDDWSFVVDKERRGRMVTLATTTTLKQLKITVCEDYGVDHNAINAEFSYSLLNQKGNPPIIITNNRQASNFVGYAKRESSTTLCVMFFVSGVNQKERVNIDLNKEPCDSSNVEDEEVPEINRAEFVKPSKESFVKRTNHVAADGCGALRSENIELCQNNGDSDKDGRAWRGDFVKKDQIFTSKGVLKATMEILAMKNNFDYTVIKSTRKWWYIRCKDALCNWTVRAEGIDGSTYFMINQCDGRHSCAPSKKRKFGKTASARTIGTLIQHRFDDANDGPKPNDIIQFMRMEHSCEITYWHAWEAPEFAIAAARGIPDRSYSKIPAYLHMIKEANPGTHTHYENNEKGKFMYLFMSFRQSVRGFYNEMRRVIVVDGTFLKNKYKGTLLVATAVDGNSNLYPIAFGVVDSENDDSWGWFFRQLKVVIADCQDLAFVSDRNASISKAIGTVYPRSAHRICIHHLLTNVVSFFKTKGLTALVEKASRAYRYTEFQERITEIFDMSPELGRYLREADVRKWARSLFPGSRYDIRTTNPAESINSVLRIPREYLIIPLLDSIRELLTRWFYERRLLSSKHVDPLTAKVERKIDRRIVKAKGFQVYKVDNFRSVVKGDIYDCHVDLERRTCTCGKYDIGKIPCRHAIPAIYSRGMEV, from the coding sequence ATGGTTCTAATCTATGTCAAATCGGGTGAATGGATGTGCAGTCGCGGTGATGACTGGAGTTTCGTGGTAGACAAAGAAAGGCGTGGTCGAATGGTAACATTAGCAACTACTACTACGTTGAAGCAGCTCAAGATAACGGTGTGTGAGGATTATGGGGTGGACCATAATGCCATTAATGCCGAGTTCAGTTATTCGTTGTTGAATCAAAAAGGGAATCCTCCAATTATTATCACCAATAATCGGCAAGCATCTAATTTTGTGGGCTATGCAAAGAGGGAATCGTCTACTACCTTGTGTGTGATGTTCTTTGTTTCTGGTGTAAATCAAAAGGAACGAGTCAATATCGATTTGAATAAGGAGCCTTGTGATTCAAGTaatgttgaggatgaagaagttccTGAGATAAATCGAGCAGAGTTTGTCAAGCCGTCAAAGGAGTCTTTTGTTAAAAGAACGAATCATGTCGCTGCGGATGGTTGCGGTGCTTTAAGGAGTGAAAACATTGAACTTTGTCAAAACAATGGAGACAGTGATAAGGATGGTCGAGCTTGGAGAGGAGACTTCGTGAAGAAGGATCAAATTTTCACAAGTAAAGGGGTTCTGAAGGCAACAATGGAAATTTTGGCGATGAAGAATAATTTCGATTACACTGTTATCAAATCCACGAGAAAATGGTGGTATATTCGATGTAAGGATGCATTGTGCAACTGGACTGTGCGTGCAGAAGGAATAGATGGGTCTACATATTTCATGATCAACCAATGTGATGGAAGACATTCATGTGCTCCTTCAAAGAAAAGGAAATTCGGAAAAACAGCATCTGCAAGAACAATTGGGACTCTGATACAACATCGATTTGATGATGCAAACGATGGCCCAAAACCGAATGACATCATTCAGTTTATGAGAATGGAGCATAGTTGTGAGATTACTTATTGGCACGCTTGGGAAGCTCCTGAGTTTGCTATTGCAGCTGCTAGAGGTATACCAGATCGCAGTTACTCTAAAATACCAGCATATTTGCATATGATTAAAGAAGCAAATCCTGGTACGCATACTcactacgaaaataatgagaagGGAAAATTCATGTATCTATTTATGTCATTTAGGCAATCAGTTAGAGGATTCTACAATGAAATGCGAAGGGTGATTGTCGTTGACGGaacttttctgaaaaataaatacaaagggACACTTCTTGTTGCTACTGCTGTAGATGGTAACTCTAATTTGTATCCGATTGCATTTGGGGTTGTTGATTCAGAGAATGACGATTCATGGGGGTGGTTCTTCAGACAGTTGAAAGTGGTTATTGCTGATTGTCAAGATCTAGCTTTTGTCTCAGATAGAAATGCGTCTATTTCTAAAGCTATTGGGACTGTCTACCCTCGATCAGCACATAGAATTTGCATTCATCACTTATTGACCAATGTGGTCTCATTTTTCAAGACAAAAGGATTGACTGCGTTGGTGGAAAAGGCTTCACGGGCATATAGGTACACTGAATTTCAAGAACGTATCACCGAAATTTTTGATATGAGTCCTGAGCTTGGAAGATATCTACGGGAGGCTGATGTGCGCAAATGGGCTCGTTCTCTCTTCCCTGGCTCCAGGTATGACATTAGGACCACGAACCCTGCAGAGTCTATAAATTCAGTTCTTAGAATACCTAGAGAATATCTGATTATTCCTTTGCTTGATAGTATAAGAGAACTGTTGACTCGATGGTTCTATGAGCGTCGCTTGTTAAGCTCAAAGCATGTAGATCCTTTAACCGCTaaggtggagagaaagattgaTAGGAGAATTGTGAAGGCAAAAGGATTCCAGGTTTACAAGGTTGACAACTTCAGATCGGTTGTAAAAGGAGACATATATGATTGTCATGTTGATTTGGAAAGAAGAACATGCACATGTGGTAAGTATGATATAGGAAAAATTCCTTGCCGACACGCCATTCCTGCAATTTATTCACGAGGTATGGAAGTATAA